Proteins encoded by one window of Halobacteriovorax sp. GB3:
- a CDS encoding glutamate-1-semialdehyde 2,1-aminomutase, with protein sequence MTKQTELFERSKKLVPGGVHSPVRSFKGLHITPRFIEKANGAYFSDVDGKDYIDFCMSFGPLILGHKDEEVEKDLQGALSRGWSYGACEPYSLDLAEYLLEKLPFVDQLRFVNSGTEAVMTALRLARGVTKKNKIIKFNGCYHGHVDSMLIKAGSGLAGSAEASSAGVPEGIANDTLILELGDKEEVIKCFEDHKDQIAAIIIEPLPANNGLMIQDQEYLEFLREITKQNNALLIFDEVISGFRVAFGGMAQKTGIRPDIVTYGKIIGGGLPVGAIASTNEIMSNLAPLGNVYQAGTLSANPLAMVGGLSTLKKLNDKSYETLEENGKKLESIFSKWLNEFNDGQFSDYNLTRSGSLFWVHPGNSIQNINQMPQNLNERFYELFEVLLNKGIYLSPNAYEVGFLSLSHDQSVLDDLEKRLWS encoded by the coding sequence ATGACAAAACAAACAGAGCTCTTTGAGCGTTCAAAAAAATTAGTACCAGGTGGAGTTCACTCTCCTGTTAGAAGTTTCAAAGGTCTTCACATCACGCCACGCTTTATTGAAAAAGCGAATGGTGCATACTTTAGCGATGTTGATGGAAAAGACTATATTGATTTCTGTATGAGTTTTGGTCCACTTATCCTTGGACACAAAGACGAAGAAGTAGAAAAAGATTTACAAGGGGCCTTATCTCGCGGTTGGAGTTATGGTGCTTGTGAACCCTACTCGCTAGATCTTGCTGAATATCTTTTAGAAAAACTTCCTTTTGTCGATCAACTACGCTTTGTAAACTCTGGAACTGAAGCCGTGATGACAGCACTTCGCCTAGCTCGAGGTGTGACAAAGAAAAATAAAATCATCAAATTTAATGGCTGCTATCACGGTCACGTCGATTCAATGCTTATTAAGGCAGGCTCTGGTCTAGCAGGAAGTGCAGAGGCTTCATCTGCGGGTGTACCAGAAGGGATTGCAAACGACACTCTTATCTTGGAACTTGGTGACAAAGAAGAAGTTATCAAATGTTTTGAAGACCATAAAGATCAAATTGCGGCCATCATCATTGAGCCACTACCGGCCAATAATGGTCTCATGATTCAAGATCAAGAATATTTAGAATTTCTAAGAGAGATCACAAAACAAAATAATGCACTTTTAATTTTTGATGAAGTCATTTCAGGTTTTAGAGTGGCCTTTGGTGGTATGGCACAGAAAACGGGAATTCGCCCGGACATCGTGACCTATGGAAAAATCATAGGTGGTGGTCTTCCAGTTGGTGCTATTGCTTCAACAAATGAGATCATGTCAAACCTCGCCCCTCTTGGAAATGTCTATCAAGCGGGAACTCTGAGTGCCAACCCTCTTGCCATGGTTGGTGGTCTTTCAACGTTGAAAAAACTAAATGACAAGAGTTACGAAACACTAGAAGAAAATGGAAAGAAACTAGAGTCTATTTTTAGCAAATGGCTAAATGAATTCAATGACGGTCAATTTAGTGATTACAATCTTACGAGATCTGGATCGCTCTTTTGGGTTCACCCAGGAAACTCTATTCAAAATATTAATCAAATGCCACAAAACTTAAATGAAAGATTCTACGAGCTTTTTGAAGTTCTTCTCAATAAGGGGATCTATCTTTCACCAAACGCATACGAAGTTGGCTTCCTAAGCCTCTCTCACGATCAGTCCGTTTTAGATGATCTTGAAAAGAGACTTTGGAGCTAA
- a CDS encoding sensor histidine kinase — protein MTQKRVFPILATLWITTSLALGSWWLYLLVMYEDKLEKLGMTLPELGFRPNLVRMLKWEGTTLILLITFLSISLFILYYKDQRKTKALQAFFAGLTHELKTPLASIRLQAEVINDTIEEKYKEDKLLDTLTDRLIEDTGNLETQMDKILQLSRIERGGNLNPAPVDLMSVLRTTINKRARNLSVEIDQRIEDPIILADLFALELILKNLFENTKAHTEEKKANIKIDQKEDTIILVYNDGGTFQGEIEKLGNLFYKFNSAKGSGIGLYLIKKLMEKMSGSLVVENKSNLVFTLYFKKETES, from the coding sequence TTGACTCAAAAACGCGTTTTTCCAATTCTTGCAACACTGTGGATCACAACTTCCTTGGCCCTTGGCTCATGGTGGTTATACCTACTTGTGATGTATGAAGATAAATTAGAAAAATTAGGAATGACACTTCCAGAGCTTGGTTTCAGGCCGAATCTGGTTCGCATGCTAAAATGGGAGGGAACAACATTAATCCTTCTCATTACATTCCTGTCTATTTCACTATTTATTCTTTATTACAAAGATCAAAGAAAAACCAAGGCCCTTCAAGCATTCTTTGCAGGATTAACTCACGAGCTGAAAACTCCTCTTGCATCGATTCGCCTGCAAGCAGAGGTCATTAACGATACAATTGAAGAGAAATATAAAGAAGATAAATTACTAGATACACTCACAGATCGACTCATTGAGGATACCGGAAATCTTGAAACACAAATGGATAAAATTCTCCAACTTTCAAGAATTGAGAGAGGTGGTAACCTAAACCCAGCTCCTGTTGATCTTATGTCTGTTCTAAGAACGACAATTAACAAGAGAGCAAGGAATTTAAGTGTTGAGATTGATCAACGTATTGAAGATCCAATTATCTTGGCCGATTTATTTGCACTCGAATTAATTTTAAAAAACTTATTTGAAAATACAAAAGCTCACACAGAAGAAAAAAAGGCCAACATCAAAATTGATCAAAAAGAAGATACTATTATTCTTGTCTATAACGATGGTGGAACTTTCCAAGGAGAGATTGAAAAGCTTGGAAACCTTTTTTACAAGTTCAATTCGGCCAAAGGCTCTGGAATTGGACTTTATCTCATTAAAAAATTAATGGAAAAAATGTCTGGAAGCCTTGTCGTAGAAAATAAGAGCAATCTTGTTTTCACCCTTTATTTCAAGAAGGAAACCGAGAGCTAA
- a CDS encoding response regulator transcription factor has product MGQSGKILIVEDEQNLGFTLNDYLNGLGHTCKLATSAKEARELFKDFAPNIILMDIGLPDGSGLELAREFRLLRKDFVLLFLSAQNDPDTRVEGLEIGAEDYITKPFALKELVLRLKRILSSQDLKQTFPDEITHGSLRIWFKKFEVQDGSGKVLALPQKECAILELLYQKAGEAVDRNEIIEKIWGADKYPSNRTVDNYIVRLRKWMETDEQGILDIQSIRGIGYKLVILHKD; this is encoded by the coding sequence ATGGGGCAAAGTGGAAAGATTCTCATCGTAGAAGATGAACAAAACTTGGGATTCACGCTCAATGACTATCTCAATGGTCTAGGGCACACCTGCAAACTGGCAACCTCTGCTAAAGAGGCCAGAGAACTCTTCAAAGATTTTGCTCCAAATATCATTCTCATGGATATCGGGCTTCCCGATGGAAGTGGCCTTGAGCTTGCGAGAGAATTTAGACTTCTTAGAAAAGACTTTGTTCTTCTCTTTTTAAGCGCTCAAAATGACCCGGACACTCGTGTTGAAGGTTTAGAGATCGGTGCTGAAGACTATATTACAAAGCCTTTCGCCTTGAAAGAATTGGTGTTGAGATTGAAGCGTATTCTTAGTTCACAAGACCTCAAGCAAACTTTTCCCGATGAAATCACTCATGGAAGTCTTCGCATTTGGTTTAAAAAATTCGAAGTTCAAGATGGAAGTGGGAAAGTTCTCGCTCTTCCTCAAAAGGAATGCGCGATTCTAGAGCTCCTCTATCAAAAAGCGGGTGAGGCTGTTGATAGGAATGAAATTATTGAAAAAATCTGGGGCGCTGATAAGTACCCTAGTAACCGCACAGTTGATAACTATATCGTGCGTCTTAGAAAATGGATGGAAACTGATGAGCAAGGAATTCTTGATATTCAGTCCATTCGCGGAATTGGATATAAATTAGTCATTCTACATAAGGATTAG
- a CDS encoding uroporphyrinogen decarboxylase family protein → MGLFNNRQQQDGKEIVPVWFMRQAGRYHSHYQNIKKKSNFMEMCKDPKLAQEVTHGPLDEFNFDAAILFSDLLFPLEHLGMGLTYAPGPKLGFTLEQTEDLKKLSPLAPAEEFYAFQGDACALLRESMPEYKTLLGFVGSPWTLYTYACQGSHAGNLTPSKNGFYDGRFAGFCELLLPNLLTEMRVQAQNGADAICLFDTAVGELTKDDFCEFVLPKIKEVTEKFKSEFPDKKIVYYSKLTHIDYLEMIDDKNIDVLGIDWRVNIEDALNALSDRYYIQGNLDPSHLHLPWELLEKKWMALWEKVERTGKANRWICGLGHGVLQHTPEENVKNSVALIHERFRY, encoded by the coding sequence ATGGGACTTTTTAACAATAGACAACAACAAGATGGCAAAGAGATCGTTCCAGTTTGGTTTATGAGACAGGCCGGGCGCTACCATTCACACTATCAGAATATCAAAAAGAAAAGTAACTTCATGGAGATGTGTAAAGATCCAAAACTTGCCCAAGAAGTAACGCATGGACCTCTTGATGAATTTAACTTCGATGCGGCCATCCTCTTTAGTGACCTTCTCTTTCCACTAGAACATTTAGGAATGGGACTGACATACGCACCAGGGCCAAAACTAGGTTTCACACTAGAGCAGACAGAGGACCTAAAAAAACTATCTCCCCTAGCACCAGCTGAAGAATTTTATGCTTTCCAAGGTGATGCTTGTGCTCTTTTAAGAGAAAGTATGCCTGAGTACAAAACACTTTTAGGTTTTGTAGGTTCACCATGGACTCTTTATACTTATGCTTGTCAAGGATCTCACGCCGGAAACCTGACACCTTCTAAGAATGGATTTTACGATGGAAGATTTGCTGGTTTTTGTGAACTTCTACTTCCAAATCTTTTAACAGAAATGCGTGTTCAGGCCCAAAATGGTGCTGATGCCATCTGCTTATTCGACACAGCAGTTGGTGAATTAACCAAAGATGATTTCTGTGAATTTGTTCTTCCAAAAATAAAAGAAGTAACAGAGAAATTTAAATCAGAATTTCCTGACAAGAAAATTGTTTATTATTCTAAGTTAACTCACATTGATTACCTAGAAATGATCGATGATAAAAATATCGACGTCCTTGGTATTGATTGGCGTGTTAATATCGAAGATGCACTCAATGCGCTTTCTGACAGATACTATATCCAAGGAAACCTCGATCCTTCTCACCTTCATTTACCATGGGAACTTCTAGAGAAAAAATGGATGGCCCTTTGGGAGAAAGTAGAGAGAACTGGAAAAGCAAATCGCTGGATTTGTGGACTTGGTCACGGTGTTCTTCAACATACACCAGAAGAGAATGTTAAAAATTCTGTTGCCCTTATCCACGAGAGATTTCGCTACTAA
- a CDS encoding radical SAM protein, translating into MDEQRLYENLLKYHSAGGRFTYFPRKSQWENKVEISQIEHSIKNIKGSAYLYVHIPFCQSLCTFCGCNIKVTSDRDLVEHYIEAIKAQWQHYLELNPTLELQGVYFGGGSPNFLGVKDLDLLFDTLGVTKKTPIILELDPRRVQETLIDFLKSYNVERVILGLQDIDRKVLKQVNRDQDQEEMSAVIHALKQLKGVDITAELIYGLPHQQKQNLEKAVEFYSQCGITSFQLYPLAPVPWQKASQNAFGVYCPLSTKELYEVYLGAIKALEKLNFEHINFGHWQQSELSKRTSFQNRTIMGNMNYTIDSLIGLGPSAISKLEGLFFQNESIYDKYLFQAKQRKLNFQMTHRQSEQEKEIDQRINEILITKRIPKSLLQKSELTQLMLRDKVIIESQNDYLIDSFGLHFLKYILEELTRSLASK; encoded by the coding sequence ATGGATGAGCAAAGACTCTATGAGAATCTTTTAAAGTACCACTCGGCCGGTGGCCGTTTCACTTATTTCCCAAGAAAATCACAATGGGAAAACAAGGTAGAGATCTCTCAAATTGAACATTCAATTAAAAACATTAAGGGAAGTGCCTATCTCTATGTGCACATCCCTTTTTGTCAGAGCCTTTGCACTTTTTGTGGTTGTAATATAAAAGTTACCTCCGATAGAGATCTCGTCGAACACTACATCGAGGCCATAAAAGCACAGTGGCAACACTACCTAGAGTTAAACCCTACACTTGAACTACAGGGTGTTTACTTTGGCGGGGGTAGTCCAAATTTCTTAGGTGTAAAGGATCTAGATCTTCTCTTTGATACTCTTGGAGTAACGAAGAAGACGCCAATTATTCTTGAACTTGACCCGCGACGAGTTCAGGAGACACTCATTGATTTTCTTAAAAGTTACAATGTAGAACGGGTCATTCTTGGTTTGCAAGACATTGATCGCAAAGTTTTAAAACAAGTTAATCGCGATCAAGATCAGGAAGAAATGAGTGCTGTCATTCACGCACTCAAGCAATTGAAAGGTGTTGATATAACGGCAGAGCTTATTTACGGTCTCCCACATCAACAGAAGCAAAATCTTGAAAAAGCGGTGGAATTCTATTCCCAATGTGGGATAACAAGCTTTCAACTCTACCCCCTCGCACCAGTGCCATGGCAAAAGGCCAGTCAAAATGCTTTTGGAGTTTATTGTCCACTTTCAACTAAAGAATTATACGAAGTATACCTCGGAGCAATTAAGGCGCTTGAAAAATTAAACTTCGAACACATAAACTTTGGTCACTGGCAACAAAGTGAGCTTTCAAAACGCACTTCATTTCAAAACAGAACCATCATGGGTAATATGAACTACACCATAGACTCACTGATTGGACTTGGCCCATCGGCGATTTCGAAATTGGAAGGGCTCTTTTTTCAAAATGAATCGATTTATGACAAGTATCTCTTTCAAGCGAAGCAGAGGAAGTTGAATTTTCAGATGACTCATAGGCAAAGTGAGCAAGAAAAAGAAATAGATCAACGCATTAATGAAATCCTCATAACGAAACGAATTCCAAAAAGCCTTTTACAAAAGTCTGAGCTCACACAATTGATGCTTCGTGACAAGGTCATCATTGAGTCTCAAAACGACTATCTCATCGATAGTTTCGGCCTCCACTTTCTCAAGTACATCCTAGAAGAGCTCACTCGCTCTTTAGCATCCAAGTAG
- a CDS encoding M20/M25/M40 family metallo-hydrolase: MKWNGPLKTLISTFALATTVLSHAAPHYISVGNDMAKDLMKSNSHIKVIKEDHNHSLLEVKQSDKLEASLLAHEKFHRCGGFFSYETLEEAISEFDNHAHFQQSMLSFQDYTINQESTVSKAISMAKEENIRNVITKLSSYHNRYYKSETGVQASNWIFDQWKSLTDHRSDVSVELFNHSNWPQPSVILTIKGKSPEVVVIGGHADSIAGFWARHKAHAPGADDNASGIATMTETIRVLMEMNHRPEKTIAFMAYAAEEVGLLGSKEIAKKYKQDNVEIAGVLQLDMTNFKGQKWDIVLMQDYTNAEQNTFIGKLIDTYLTGLEWGYDKCGYGCSDHASWHLQGFPASIPFESRMSEKNHNIHTKNDTLESMGGNANHALKFSKLALSYAIELAK; this comes from the coding sequence ATGAAATGGAATGGCCCATTGAAAACACTCATCAGCACATTTGCTCTAGCGACAACAGTTCTTTCTCACGCTGCACCACACTACATCAGTGTGGGTAATGACATGGCCAAAGACTTAATGAAGTCTAACAGTCATATTAAAGTGATCAAGGAAGATCATAATCACTCTCTTTTGGAAGTTAAGCAATCTGACAAGCTTGAAGCTTCGTTACTTGCACACGAAAAATTTCACCGTTGCGGTGGTTTTTTTAGCTATGAAACATTAGAAGAAGCGATCTCTGAATTTGATAATCACGCTCACTTCCAACAGAGTATGCTCTCTTTTCAAGATTATACAATCAATCAAGAATCGACTGTCTCTAAGGCCATATCAATGGCAAAAGAAGAAAATATCAGAAACGTTATTACAAAACTTTCTTCTTACCATAACCGTTACTACAAGAGTGAAACAGGTGTTCAAGCGAGTAACTGGATCTTTGATCAGTGGAAATCTCTAACGGACCACAGAAGTGATGTCAGCGTAGAGCTTTTCAATCATAGCAATTGGCCACAACCATCAGTAATTCTAACAATCAAAGGGAAATCGCCAGAAGTTGTTGTCATCGGTGGTCACGCAGATTCAATTGCAGGTTTTTGGGCCCGTCATAAAGCTCATGCTCCAGGAGCTGACGATAATGCTTCAGGTATTGCAACGATGACTGAAACAATTAGAGTTCTCATGGAAATGAACCATAGACCAGAAAAAACAATTGCATTCATGGCCTACGCTGCAGAAGAAGTTGGTCTTCTTGGATCAAAAGAAATCGCTAAAAAGTATAAGCAAGACAATGTGGAAATTGCAGGTGTTCTCCAACTTGATATGACAAATTTTAAAGGTCAAAAATGGGATATCGTTCTCATGCAAGACTATACAAATGCTGAGCAAAACACATTTATTGGCAAGCTTATTGACACATACCTGACAGGACTTGAGTGGGGATATGACAAATGTGGATATGGTTGTTCTGACCACGCCTCATGGCACCTCCAAGGTTTCCCAGCTTCGATTCCTTTTGAGTCTCGTATGAGTGAAAAAAATCACAATATCCATACAAAGAATGACACACTTGAAAGTATGGGTGGAAATGCAAATCACGCCCTTAAATTTTCTAAGTTAGCACTATCTTACGCCATCGAATTGGCGAAATAA
- a CDS encoding alkaline phosphatase family protein gives MKNLITLILALFILQSCSTSMLEKISENGETAKKAPYLLVISIDGYRHDYTQTYRPSFLYDYITKGASRVKSLRPSFPTKTFPNHLTIMTGLYPEKHGIVANHFYNKELKREYRLSDKSAVTNSKFYRGIPLWSLAESQQMRSAIYFWPGSEAKIAGHLPSFWSSYDPKATHEMRVKKVKKWLSIEKNKRPHLMALYFSDVDTAGHRFGPNSLEVKEAITKVDQTLLEIFRVIKKSKLPINLVITSDHGMAPIYKKVVLKEKLSARSVSLLKNYTSYGHGPLVHFYFKEDQKRDQKSMSIGLVHSMNSEQLPFKAYLREDIPKRFHFSKDPNIGDIVIIANKGVSVSLEDKELHPGNHGYDNNHKTMHGIFYASGPNIKKDVELGTVDNIHIYPFLAKLLNLEINHEIDGELRYLLPLYKESLNSEQ, from the coding sequence ATGAAAAACTTAATCACTCTTATTCTCGCGCTCTTTATTTTGCAAAGCTGTTCAACTTCTATGCTAGAGAAAATTAGTGAAAATGGAGAAACTGCAAAAAAGGCCCCCTACCTCCTTGTTATTTCAATTGATGGCTACAGGCATGACTATACCCAAACCTATAGGCCAAGTTTTCTTTATGATTACATTACAAAGGGAGCTTCACGAGTAAAGTCTCTTAGGCCAAGCTTTCCAACCAAGACTTTTCCTAACCACCTGACGATAATGACCGGTCTCTATCCTGAAAAGCATGGCATTGTGGCCAACCACTTTTACAACAAAGAACTTAAAAGAGAATACCGCTTAAGTGACAAGAGTGCTGTGACAAATTCAAAATTTTATCGAGGTATCCCTTTATGGTCGCTTGCTGAGTCACAACAAATGAGGAGTGCTATTTACTTCTGGCCGGGTTCTGAAGCAAAGATCGCTGGTCACCTCCCAAGCTTTTGGAGTTCTTATGATCCAAAGGCAACACATGAAATGCGAGTAAAGAAAGTTAAAAAATGGCTTTCTATTGAAAAGAATAAACGCCCTCATCTCATGGCCCTTTACTTTAGCGATGTCGATACAGCTGGTCACCGTTTTGGGCCAAATTCATTAGAAGTAAAAGAAGCAATTACAAAAGTGGATCAGACACTTCTAGAAATTTTTCGAGTTATCAAAAAATCAAAGCTTCCTATTAACTTAGTTATCACTTCTGATCACGGAATGGCGCCAATTTATAAGAAGGTCGTCTTAAAAGAGAAACTAAGTGCCAGATCTGTGAGTCTTCTTAAGAATTACACAAGCTATGGCCATGGCCCACTCGTTCATTTTTATTTTAAGGAAGATCAAAAGCGTGATCAAAAATCTATGTCCATAGGCCTTGTACACTCTATGAACTCAGAACAACTCCCCTTTAAGGCGTATTTAAGAGAAGATATCCCTAAGCGTTTTCACTTTTCAAAAGATCCAAATATTGGAGATATTGTTATCATTGCAAACAAAGGCGTCAGTGTTTCTTTGGAAGATAAAGAGCTCCATCCAGGAAATCATGGGTATGACAACAATCATAAGACAATGCATGGAATCTTCTATGCCAGTGGTCCAAATATAAAAAAAGATGTAGAACTAGGGACTGTGGATAATATTCACATCTATCCATTTTTAGCAAAACTCTTAAATCTAGAAATCAATCATGAAATAGATGGAGAGCTTCGCTACTTACTTCCACTTTACAAAGAATCTTTAAATTCAGAACAGTAG
- a CDS encoding response regulator transcription factor — protein sequence MTKFTHTIAVIDDDEISRNSIEAIVLPFDVKVIHFDSAESFYQWNQFDLIDGLVTDIRLKGDNGVTMVEEIRERGFHLPFVVISAYCLTRLVVKAMKLGAVDVLEKPLDEQLLWDSVSAMIRESDRVKKEKAIVSKIEQDFEGLDDIDRSIVHGIVKGMINKEIAAHLSLSTRSIEIRKNNILQKMTAGSMSEFIYFLSKTNLLEDFYCSEFKDSL from the coding sequence ATGACTAAGTTTACCCATACTATCGCAGTCATCGATGATGATGAGATTTCAAGAAATTCTATTGAGGCCATTGTTTTACCTTTTGATGTGAAGGTCATTCATTTCGATAGTGCTGAGAGCTTTTATCAGTGGAATCAATTTGATCTCATTGATGGACTCGTCACTGATATTCGACTTAAAGGCGATAATGGTGTCACAATGGTTGAAGAGATTCGTGAACGTGGGTTTCATTTACCTTTTGTCGTGATCTCTGCCTATTGCTTAACTAGGCTTGTCGTTAAGGCCATGAAGCTTGGAGCCGTCGATGTCTTAGAAAAACCTTTGGATGAACAGCTTCTTTGGGATTCTGTCAGTGCCATGATTAGAGAGAGCGATAGGGTTAAAAAAGAAAAAGCGATTGTTTCAAAAATTGAGCAAGATTTTGAAGGACTTGATGATATTGATCGCTCTATTGTTCATGGAATCGTTAAGGGGATGATCAATAAAGAAATTGCAGCACATCTTAGTCTGTCGACGCGATCAATTGAAATACGAAAGAACAATATCCTCCAAAAAATGACTGCCGGCTCAATGAGTGAGTTTATTTACTTTCTGAGTAAAACCAATCTTCTTGAAGATTTCTACTGTTCTGAATTTAAAGATTCTTTGTAA
- a CDS encoding YceI family protein: MLKKMIAISSLMILAPIASANCISFDQSQTSINWKAYKTPAKVGVGGSFKEFTLSTSKEAKSIKDALKKATFSIDTTSVFTKNTARDKKIATFFFKTMADGEVIKGKVVNVTDKKVTVALTMNGKTVEAPLAYTFENNKFVANGVIDVLDFAMNDELKAINKACYSLHEGKTWSDVNIEITSNFKACK; encoded by the coding sequence ATGCTTAAGAAAATGATCGCTATATCTTCACTAATGATTTTAGCACCAATTGCATCAGCTAATTGTATTAGTTTTGATCAATCACAAACTTCTATTAACTGGAAGGCCTATAAAACACCTGCAAAAGTAGGAGTTGGTGGATCTTTCAAAGAGTTTACTCTTTCAACATCTAAAGAAGCAAAATCAATTAAAGACGCGCTTAAAAAAGCAACTTTCTCTATTGATACAACTTCTGTTTTCACAAAAAACACAGCTAGAGATAAGAAAATTGCTACTTTCTTTTTCAAAACAATGGCCGATGGTGAAGTTATTAAAGGGAAAGTTGTTAATGTAACAGATAAGAAAGTAACTGTTGCTCTAACAATGAATGGAAAAACAGTAGAAGCTCCACTCGCTTATACTTTTGAGAATAACAAATTTGTTGCAAACGGAGTTATCGATGTACTCGACTTTGCAATGAATGACGAGCTTAAGGCCATCAACAAAGCCTGCTACTCTCTTCACGAAGGGAAAACTTGGAGTGATGTAAATATTGAAATCACTTCAAACTTTAAAGCATGTAAATAA